In one window of Frigoriglobus tundricola DNA:
- the msrB gene encoding peptide-methionine (R)-S-oxide reductase MsrB has product MTLPTTNADKSRVSSTGYDLTPLAVEERDRLAASLTPDERRVLLHQGTEPAFCGGLLGNKEVGVYACRLCGLPLFRSAAKFESGTGWPSFYQSFDPDHVAVRSDTSHGMIRDEIVCARCGGHLGHVFPDGPAPTRLRYCLNSVSLAFVPVGQLG; this is encoded by the coding sequence GTGACACTTCCGACCACGAATGCCGACAAGTCCCGTGTTTCGTCCACCGGATACGACCTCACCCCGCTCGCGGTCGAGGAACGTGACCGCTTGGCCGCGTCGCTCACACCGGACGAACGACGCGTGTTACTGCACCAAGGGACGGAACCAGCGTTCTGCGGCGGGCTGCTCGGTAATAAGGAAGTCGGGGTTTACGCCTGCCGGCTGTGTGGGCTCCCGCTGTTCCGATCGGCGGCGAAGTTCGAATCCGGGACCGGGTGGCCGAGCTTCTACCAGTCGTTCGACCCGGATCACGTGGCGGTCCGCTCGGACACCAGCCACGGCATGATCCGCGACGAGATCGTCTGCGCGCGGTGCGGCGGGCACCTCGGCCACGTCTTCCCGGACGGACCGGCCCCGACCCGGCTGCGATATTGCCTCAACTCGGTGTCGCTGGCGTTCGTACCGGTCGGGCAACTGGGATAG
- a CDS encoding inorganic phosphate transporter → MTVPVLVLAVCFVAFTNGANANFKGVASLYGSGTTTLRRAALWGTATTFAGSVAALFITRGMLAAFSGRGIVPDALVAAPEFVCSAALGAAFTSFLATRFGFPVSTTHALVGALAGAGLAGSGEVWFAALGKSFLYPLLFSPVVSAAAGAVVYALLKRCRLAPDRRTPLLDRLHFLSTGAASFARGVNDTPKMAALLVVIPSFELRGGFLLVAVAIALGGLLDATRVAETLGKKITGMNPGQGFAASLVTAGLVTTASLHSLPVSTTHVSVGSLAGMGLTAGRVHGRKVAEVLLAWVTTVPCGAGLAAVAYELVTRF, encoded by the coding sequence ATGACCGTCCCGGTTCTCGTTCTCGCCGTCTGTTTCGTCGCGTTCACGAACGGGGCCAACGCCAACTTCAAGGGCGTGGCCTCTCTGTACGGCAGCGGCACCACGACCCTCCGCCGGGCCGCTCTGTGGGGCACCGCGACCACGTTCGCGGGGTCCGTCGCGGCTCTGTTTATCACGCGGGGGATGTTAGCGGCCTTCAGCGGTCGGGGCATCGTCCCGGACGCCCTTGTCGCAGCGCCGGAATTTGTGTGTTCGGCGGCCCTCGGCGCGGCGTTCACGAGCTTCCTGGCGACCCGGTTCGGGTTCCCCGTCTCCACGACACATGCCCTGGTCGGCGCGCTGGCCGGAGCGGGTCTGGCGGGAAGCGGCGAGGTCTGGTTCGCCGCTCTGGGGAAAAGCTTCCTGTACCCGCTCCTGTTCAGTCCCGTCGTCTCGGCGGCGGCGGGGGCCGTCGTTTACGCGCTCCTCAAGCGGTGCCGCCTGGCGCCGGACCGCCGCACGCCGCTCCTCGACCGCCTGCACTTCCTGAGTACCGGGGCCGCGAGCTTCGCGCGCGGGGTCAACGACACGCCGAAGATGGCGGCCCTGCTGGTGGTGATACCGTCGTTCGAGCTGCGCGGGGGCTTCCTGCTCGTGGCCGTGGCGATCGCGCTGGGCGGCCTACTCGACGCCACCCGGGTCGCGGAAACGCTGGGCAAGAAGATCACCGGGATGAACCCCGGTCAGGGCTTCGCCGCCAGCCTCGTGACAGCCGGGTTGGTGACGACGGCGAGCCTGCACAGTCTGCCCGTCAGTACGACGCACGTCAGCGTGGGCTCCCTCGCGGGAATGGGCCTCACTGCAGGCAGGGTGCACGGACGCAAGGTCGCGGAGGTCCTGCTCGCCTGGGTCACGACGGTGCCCTGCGGGGCCGGACTGGCCGCGGTCGCCTACGAACTCGTGACGCGGTTCTGA